From the Vibrio alginolyticus NBRC 15630 = ATCC 17749 genome, one window contains:
- a CDS encoding EAL domain-containing protein, with protein sequence MQRFLVIAALCWSAFATASDPKVLVVHSYHQGFFWTDSIQRGIEQQLGDRALDMRVLYLDSKRNQSEQFFAQLKSLYLTKLRKERFDAILVSDNNALELMQRLAPIIKDTPVIFNGINNYHPSLHRSLNATGVMEDVDLEANLALIERLHPNYTQVLIVSDHSVTGEVLRYQIDNFVLKFPQYRDKIVQVVPDSIIDLKQQVAKLSSDKVVLFWTYYRDKQGMVGSERDWVGVNKVSNAPLFMVHDIGLGHGAVGGVIQSGYRHGIESAEMLEFVLDNPDQPLPAVKKSDSEIKLDYQAVARWGLGAEQEVSAVFFNKPMKLSERFAKEIRLFGSLFVVMSVVILLMGYYLQRMRRSESAARESQAILESIFDQSMQYMGILDANGVLKSGNDHLQSLLYHQGLRLDRPLWFHPNWSEKAQALLEEYFHAPHHQVSTFEAEIWSKEHGALVLEVSLKPFSQQVGNHKQYLFEARDITSRKLMEDKLYQRESTLRNYYEQQPVMMVTLDSNNRIQEVNRFAQLLLGYKPMDMLGHRLREFYFDDKVLFPRQVLLQPNQQVHGVWRREVEYRHANGHRVWVRENIRPLSESEQLLIVGEDITETKLLSEKLEYQARYDLLTGTYNRNHFELELKTALCEVDSHRRVHAMLYLDLDQLKVLNDTVGHDAGDAAIQFCASMLEGVLPYNSILARMGGDEFAVLLKDCDEYGAINIAKLIISTLSEHLFIWEDTRLFISCSIGIRIIDHTADTPQMVHAQADSACHAAKEQGRNRYNLFSLDNEELQRRQMEMQSVNLVHEALSNQRLELFAQPIKSLQKHETQMYFEILVRIRNGYGDYVSPALFIPASERYNIAHWIDKQVITQTLEWFEQRPEVVEQLGRCSINLSGQSMGNQEFIDFLLERLESSTLPCEKICLEITETAAMSNLDQAIELFTKLKALGCMIALDDFGSGLSSFGYLKKLPVDIVKIDGLFVQDINVNEMDRVMVRSINDLAKQLGKVTVAEFVENDQVMQHLIDLGVDYGQGYGIGHPKPLSELVEQLTVV encoded by the coding sequence GTGCAGCGTTTTCTGGTTATTGCCGCGCTATGTTGGAGCGCGTTTGCTACGGCCTCAGATCCGAAGGTGTTGGTCGTGCACTCCTATCATCAGGGTTTTTTCTGGACGGACTCCATACAGCGAGGCATCGAGCAACAGCTGGGCGATCGAGCGCTGGACATGCGTGTGCTCTATCTAGACTCGAAACGTAACCAGAGTGAGCAGTTTTTTGCACAACTAAAATCCTTATATCTTACGAAATTACGCAAAGAGCGATTCGATGCCATTTTAGTGAGCGATAACAATGCGCTTGAACTCATGCAGCGTTTAGCCCCAATCATCAAAGACACCCCAGTTATATTTAACGGCATTAATAACTACCATCCTTCTTTACATCGTTCTCTGAATGCAACCGGAGTCATGGAAGATGTCGATTTGGAAGCGAATCTCGCTCTTATTGAGCGCTTACATCCGAACTACACACAAGTTCTCATCGTCAGTGACCACTCGGTGACCGGTGAGGTGTTGCGTTATCAAATCGACAATTTTGTCCTCAAGTTCCCGCAATATCGAGACAAAATCGTACAAGTTGTCCCAGACAGTATCATCGATCTAAAACAACAAGTCGCAAAACTGAGTTCCGATAAAGTCGTCTTGTTCTGGACCTATTACCGAGATAAACAAGGTATGGTTGGCAGCGAGCGTGACTGGGTTGGTGTCAACAAAGTCTCAAACGCGCCGCTGTTTATGGTGCATGACATTGGTTTGGGTCATGGCGCAGTTGGAGGGGTTATTCAAAGTGGTTATCGGCATGGTATTGAGAGTGCAGAGATGCTTGAATTCGTTTTGGATAACCCTGATCAGCCTCTGCCTGCCGTGAAAAAAAGTGATTCTGAAATAAAGCTCGATTACCAAGCGGTAGCGCGTTGGGGATTGGGGGCTGAACAAGAGGTTTCTGCGGTATTTTTTAATAAGCCAATGAAGCTTTCTGAACGTTTTGCCAAGGAAATTCGCCTGTTTGGTAGTCTGTTTGTGGTGATGTCGGTGGTCATTTTGCTGATGGGTTATTATTTACAGCGGATGCGTCGCAGTGAGAGCGCTGCGCGAGAAAGCCAGGCTATTCTAGAATCGATTTTCGATCAGAGCATGCAGTATATGGGCATTTTGGATGCCAACGGTGTGCTTAAATCGGGCAACGATCACCTTCAATCCTTACTTTATCACCAAGGACTGCGCTTAGACCGACCACTTTGGTTTCACCCCAACTGGAGTGAAAAAGCACAAGCGTTGCTTGAGGAGTATTTCCACGCGCCTCACCATCAAGTGTCGACGTTTGAAGCTGAAATTTGGAGTAAAGAACACGGCGCCTTGGTATTAGAAGTTTCGCTCAAGCCTTTTTCTCAGCAAGTAGGGAATCATAAGCAATACTTGTTTGAAGCGCGCGATATTACCAGTCGTAAATTGATGGAGGACAAGCTCTACCAACGTGAGTCAACCCTACGCAACTATTATGAGCAGCAGCCCGTGATGATGGTGACGCTTGATAGTAATAACCGAATTCAAGAAGTGAATCGATTTGCTCAACTACTTCTTGGCTACAAACCGATGGACATGCTCGGACATCGCCTGAGGGAGTTCTATTTTGATGACAAAGTGCTGTTCCCTCGCCAAGTGTTATTGCAACCCAACCAGCAAGTGCATGGTGTTTGGCGACGTGAAGTCGAGTATCGTCATGCAAATGGTCATCGTGTTTGGGTGCGCGAGAATATTCGTCCGCTGAGTGAATCTGAGCAACTGCTGATTGTGGGCGAAGATATTACCGAAACCAAACTGCTCTCCGAGAAATTGGAATACCAAGCTCGCTATGACTTACTGACGGGGACTTACAACAGAAACCATTTTGAACTAGAGCTTAAGACCGCACTGTGCGAAGTGGACAGCCATCGTCGAGTCCACGCCATGTTGTACCTCGACTTAGATCAACTAAAAGTCCTCAATGATACGGTTGGGCATGATGCAGGTGATGCGGCGATTCAATTCTGCGCCAGTATGCTGGAAGGCGTTCTGCCGTACAATTCCATCTTGGCTCGAATGGGAGGCGATGAGTTTGCGGTGTTACTCAAAGACTGTGACGAATATGGCGCCATCAATATTGCCAAACTGATCATCTCGACACTAAGCGAACACCTCTTTATTTGGGAAGACACACGCCTGTTCATCAGTTGCTCAATTGGTATCCGTATCATCGATCATACCGCTGATACGCCACAAATGGTGCATGCTCAAGCAGACTCTGCTTGTCACGCCGCTAAAGAGCAAGGCCGTAACCGCTATAATCTATTCAGCTTAGATAACGAAGAGTTGCAGCGTCGTCAGATGGAAATGCAGAGCGTCAATTTGGTGCATGAGGCATTGTCGAATCAACGTTTAGAACTGTTTGCTCAACCGATAAAAAGCTTACAAAAGCACGAGACTCAAATGTATTTTGAGATTTTGGTGCGTATTCGCAATGGGTACGGTGATTATGTTTCTCCTGCGCTGTTTATCCCTGCTTCCGAGCGCTACAACATTGCCCATTGGATTGATAAGCAGGTTATTACTCAAACGCTAGAGTGGTTTGAACAGCGTCCTGAGGTGGTTGAACAGCTTGGTCGCTGTTCGATAAACCTTTCAGGTCAATCTATGGGGAATCAAGAGTTTATTGACTTCTTATTGGAGCGATTGGAAAGTTCGACTCTGCCGTGTGAAAAAATCTGCTTAGAAATCACCGAGACAGCGGCGATGAGCAATCTGGATCAAGCCATTGAGCTGTTTACCAAGCTAAAGGCTTTGGGTTGTATG